In Ailuropoda melanoleuca isolate Jingjing chromosome 4, ASM200744v2, whole genome shotgun sequence, the following proteins share a genomic window:
- the PFKFB4 gene encoding 6-phosphofructo-2-kinase/fructose-2,6-bisphosphatase 4 isoform X5, producing the protein MTNCPTLIVMVGLPARGKTYISKKLTRYLNWIGVPTREFNVGQYRRDMVKTYKSFEFFLPDNEEGLKIRKQCALAALRDVRRFLSEERGHVAVFDATNTTRERRATIFNFGEQNGYKTFFVESICVDPEVIAANIVQVKLGSPDYVNHDSDEATEDFMRRIECYENSYESLDEDLDRDLSYIKIMDVGQSYVVNRVADHIQSRIVYYLMNIHVTPRSIYLCRHGESELNLKGRIGGDPGLSPRGREFARSLAQFIRDQNIKDLKVWTSQMKRTIQTAEALGVPYEQWKVLNEIDAGVCEEMTYEEIQDHYPLEFALRDQDKYRYRYPKGESYEDLVQRLEPVIMELERQENVLVICHQAVMRCLLAYFLDKAAEQLPYLKCPLHTVLKLTPVAYGCKVESIFLNVMAVNTHRDRPQNVDISRPPEEALVTVPAHQ; encoded by the exons ATGACCAACTGCCCCACGCTCATCGTCATGGTAGGCCTGCCTGCCAGGGGCAAGACCTACATCTCTAAGAAGCTGACTCGATACCTGAACTGGATCGGCGTGCCCACTCGCG AATTCAACGTTGGCCAGTATCGCCGGGACATGGTCAAGACCTACAAGTCTTTTGAGTTTTTCCTTCCAGATAATGAAGAGGGCCTGAAAATCAGGaa GCAGTGTGCGCTGGCAGCCCTCCGTGACGTCCGGCGGTTCCTCAGTGAGGAACGGGGCCATGTGGCG GTTTTTGATGCAACGAATACCACCCGAGAACGGAGAGCAACCATCTTTAATTTTGGGGAACAGAATGGCTACAAG ACCTTTTTTGTGGAGTCCATCTGTGTGGATCCTGAGGTCATAGCTGCTAACATCGTG CAAGTGAAACTGGGCAGCCCTGACTATGTGAACCACGATAGTGATGAGGCCACGGAAGACTTCATGCGGCGCATTGAGTGCTACGAGAATTCGTACGAGTCACTGGATGAGGACCTGGACAG GGATCTGTCCTACATCAAGATCATGGACGTGGGCCAGAGCTACGTGGTGAACCGGGTGGCCGATCACATCCAGAGCCGCATCGTCTATTACCTCATGAACATCCACGTGACCCCCCGCTCCATCTACCTTTGCCGGCACGGGGAGAGTGAGCTCAACCTCAAGGGCCGGATTGGCGGGGACCCGGGACTGTCCCCCCGGGGCAGGgag TTTGCCAGGAGTCTGGCTCAGTTCATCCGTGATCAGAACATCAAGGACCTGAAAGTCTGGACGAGCCAGATGAAGAGGACCATCCAGACAGCCGAGGCCCTGGGTGTGCCCTATGAGCAGTGGAAGGTCCTCAACGAGATTGACGCG GGCGTCTGTGAGGAGATGACTTATGAAGAAATTCAGGATCATTATCCACTGGAATTTGCCCTACGGGACCAGGACAAGTACCGGTACCGGTACCCcaaaggggag TCCTACGAGGACCTGGTGCAGCGACTCGAACCTGTCATCATGGAGCTGGAGAGGCAAGAGAATGTGCTGGTCATCTGTCACCAGGCCGTGATGCGCTGCCTCCTGGCCTACTTCCTTGATAAGGCGGCAG AGCAGCTGCCCTACCTCAAGTGTCCGCTGCACACTGTCCTGAAGCTGACCCCCGTGGCTTACG GTTGTAAAGTGGAATCCATATTCCTGAATGTGATGGCTGTGAATACACACCGGGACAGGCCTCAG AATGTAGACATCTCGAGGCCCCCGGAGGAAGCCCTTGTCACGGTCCCTGCTCACCAGTGA
- the PFKFB4 gene encoding 6-phosphofructo-2-kinase/fructose-2,6-bisphosphatase 4 isoform X6 — MASPRELTQNPLKKIWMPYSNGRPALHACQRGVCMTNCPTLIVMVGLPARGKTYISKKLTRYLNWIGVPTREFNVGQYRRDMVKTYKSFEFFLPDNEEGLKIRKQCALAALRDVRRFLSEERGHVAVFDATNTTRERRATIFNFGEQNGYKTFFVESICVDPEVIAANIVQVKLGSPDYVNHDSDEATEDFMRRIECYENSYESLDEDLDRDLSYIKIMDVGQSYVVNRVADHIQSRIVYYLMNIHVTPRSIYLCRHGESELNLKGRIGGDPGLSPRGREFARSLAQFIRDQNIKDLKVWTSQMKRTIQTAEALGVPYEQWKVLNEIDASYEDLVQRLEPVIMELERQENVLVICHQAVMRCLLAYFLDKAAEQLPYLKCPLHTVLKLTPVAYGCKVESIFLNVMAVNTHRDRPQNVDISRPPEEALVTVPAHQ, encoded by the exons ATGGCGTCCCCACGGGAATTGACCCAGAACCCCTTGAAGAAGATCTGGATGCCGTACAGCAATGGGCGGCCTGCTCTGCACGCTTGCCAGCGCGGTG TTTGCATGACCAACTGCCCCACGCTCATCGTCATGGTAGGCCTGCCTGCCAGGGGCAAGACCTACATCTCTAAGAAGCTGACTCGATACCTGAACTGGATCGGCGTGCCCACTCGCG AATTCAACGTTGGCCAGTATCGCCGGGACATGGTCAAGACCTACAAGTCTTTTGAGTTTTTCCTTCCAGATAATGAAGAGGGCCTGAAAATCAGGaa GCAGTGTGCGCTGGCAGCCCTCCGTGACGTCCGGCGGTTCCTCAGTGAGGAACGGGGCCATGTGGCG GTTTTTGATGCAACGAATACCACCCGAGAACGGAGAGCAACCATCTTTAATTTTGGGGAACAGAATGGCTACAAG ACCTTTTTTGTGGAGTCCATCTGTGTGGATCCTGAGGTCATAGCTGCTAACATCGTG CAAGTGAAACTGGGCAGCCCTGACTATGTGAACCACGATAGTGATGAGGCCACGGAAGACTTCATGCGGCGCATTGAGTGCTACGAGAATTCGTACGAGTCACTGGATGAGGACCTGGACAG GGATCTGTCCTACATCAAGATCATGGACGTGGGCCAGAGCTACGTGGTGAACCGGGTGGCCGATCACATCCAGAGCCGCATCGTCTATTACCTCATGAACATCCACGTGACCCCCCGCTCCATCTACCTTTGCCGGCACGGGGAGAGTGAGCTCAACCTCAAGGGCCGGATTGGCGGGGACCCGGGACTGTCCCCCCGGGGCAGGgag TTTGCCAGGAGTCTGGCTCAGTTCATCCGTGATCAGAACATCAAGGACCTGAAAGTCTGGACGAGCCAGATGAAGAGGACCATCCAGACAGCCGAGGCCCTGGGTGTGCCCTATGAGCAGTGGAAGGTCCTCAACGAGATTGACGCG TCCTACGAGGACCTGGTGCAGCGACTCGAACCTGTCATCATGGAGCTGGAGAGGCAAGAGAATGTGCTGGTCATCTGTCACCAGGCCGTGATGCGCTGCCTCCTGGCCTACTTCCTTGATAAGGCGGCAG AGCAGCTGCCCTACCTCAAGTGTCCGCTGCACACTGTCCTGAAGCTGACCCCCGTGGCTTACG GTTGTAAAGTGGAATCCATATTCCTGAATGTGATGGCTGTGAATACACACCGGGACAGGCCTCAG AATGTAGACATCTCGAGGCCCCCGGAGGAAGCCCTTGTCACGGTCCCTGCTCACCAGTGA
- the PFKFB4 gene encoding 6-phosphofructo-2-kinase/fructose-2,6-bisphosphatase 4 isoform X3, producing the protein MGGLLCTLASAVVRRVCMTNCPTLIVMVGLPARGKTYISKKLTRYLNWIGVPTREFNVGQYRRDMVKTYKSFEFFLPDNEEGLKIRKQCALAALRDVRRFLSEERGHVAVFDATNTTRERRATIFNFGEQNGYKTFFVESICVDPEVIAANIVQVKLGSPDYVNHDSDEATEDFMRRIECYENSYESLDEDLDRDLSYIKIMDVGQSYVVNRVADHIQSRIVYYLMNIHVTPRSIYLCRHGESELNLKGRIGGDPGLSPRGREFARSLAQFIRDQNIKDLKVWTSQMKRTIQTAEALGVPYEQWKVLNEIDAGVCEEMTYEEIQDHYPLEFALRDQDKYRYRYPKGESYEDLVQRLEPVIMELERQENVLVICHQAVMRCLLAYFLDKAAEQLPYLKCPLHTVLKLTPVAYGCKVESIFLNVMAVNTHRDRPQNVDISRPPEEALVTVPAHQ; encoded by the exons ATGGGCGGCCTGCTCTGCACGCTTGCCAGCGCGGTGGTGAGGCGGG TTTGCATGACCAACTGCCCCACGCTCATCGTCATGGTAGGCCTGCCTGCCAGGGGCAAGACCTACATCTCTAAGAAGCTGACTCGATACCTGAACTGGATCGGCGTGCCCACTCGCG AATTCAACGTTGGCCAGTATCGCCGGGACATGGTCAAGACCTACAAGTCTTTTGAGTTTTTCCTTCCAGATAATGAAGAGGGCCTGAAAATCAGGaa GCAGTGTGCGCTGGCAGCCCTCCGTGACGTCCGGCGGTTCCTCAGTGAGGAACGGGGCCATGTGGCG GTTTTTGATGCAACGAATACCACCCGAGAACGGAGAGCAACCATCTTTAATTTTGGGGAACAGAATGGCTACAAG ACCTTTTTTGTGGAGTCCATCTGTGTGGATCCTGAGGTCATAGCTGCTAACATCGTG CAAGTGAAACTGGGCAGCCCTGACTATGTGAACCACGATAGTGATGAGGCCACGGAAGACTTCATGCGGCGCATTGAGTGCTACGAGAATTCGTACGAGTCACTGGATGAGGACCTGGACAG GGATCTGTCCTACATCAAGATCATGGACGTGGGCCAGAGCTACGTGGTGAACCGGGTGGCCGATCACATCCAGAGCCGCATCGTCTATTACCTCATGAACATCCACGTGACCCCCCGCTCCATCTACCTTTGCCGGCACGGGGAGAGTGAGCTCAACCTCAAGGGCCGGATTGGCGGGGACCCGGGACTGTCCCCCCGGGGCAGGgag TTTGCCAGGAGTCTGGCTCAGTTCATCCGTGATCAGAACATCAAGGACCTGAAAGTCTGGACGAGCCAGATGAAGAGGACCATCCAGACAGCCGAGGCCCTGGGTGTGCCCTATGAGCAGTGGAAGGTCCTCAACGAGATTGACGCG GGCGTCTGTGAGGAGATGACTTATGAAGAAATTCAGGATCATTATCCACTGGAATTTGCCCTACGGGACCAGGACAAGTACCGGTACCGGTACCCcaaaggggag TCCTACGAGGACCTGGTGCAGCGACTCGAACCTGTCATCATGGAGCTGGAGAGGCAAGAGAATGTGCTGGTCATCTGTCACCAGGCCGTGATGCGCTGCCTCCTGGCCTACTTCCTTGATAAGGCGGCAG AGCAGCTGCCCTACCTCAAGTGTCCGCTGCACACTGTCCTGAAGCTGACCCCCGTGGCTTACG GTTGTAAAGTGGAATCCATATTCCTGAATGTGATGGCTGTGAATACACACCGGGACAGGCCTCAG AATGTAGACATCTCGAGGCCCCCGGAGGAAGCCCTTGTCACGGTCCCTGCTCACCAGTGA
- the PFKFB4 gene encoding 6-phosphofructo-2-kinase/fructose-2,6-bisphosphatase 4 isoform X7, with protein MFGFLHFSESVPRILLTSPFLFSLFFFSHLRRVSGWSGNKQGFRIPRLTGFIGSPVGQARTECLLRAQASTPSSFLEVFDATNTTRERRATIFNFGEQNGYKTFFVESICVDPEVIAANIVQVKLGSPDYVNHDSDEATEDFMRRIECYENSYESLDEDLDRDLSYIKIMDVGQSYVVNRVADHIQSRIVYYLMNIHVTPRSIYLCRHGESELNLKGRIGGDPGLSPRGREFARSLAQFIRDQNIKDLKVWTSQMKRTIQTAEALGVPYEQWKVLNEIDAGVCEEMTYEEIQDHYPLEFALRDQDKYRYRYPKGESYEDLVQRLEPVIMELERQENVLVICHQAVMRCLLAYFLDKAAEQLPYLKCPLHTVLKLTPVAYGCKVESIFLNVMAVNTHRDRPQNVDISRPPEEALVTVPAHQ; from the exons ATGTTtggttttctccatttctctgagTCAGTCCCCAGAATTTTGTTGACATctcctttcctgttctctttattcttcttttcccatcTTCGCCGAGTCTCGGGATGGAGTGGAAATAAACAAGGGTTCCGCATTCCACGTTTAACTGGTTTTATAGGAAGTCCTGTTGGCCAAGCACGGACTGAGTGCCTGCTGAGAGCACAGGCATCTACTCCTTCCAGCTTTCTTGAG GTTTTTGATGCAACGAATACCACCCGAGAACGGAGAGCAACCATCTTTAATTTTGGGGAACAGAATGGCTACAAG ACCTTTTTTGTGGAGTCCATCTGTGTGGATCCTGAGGTCATAGCTGCTAACATCGTG CAAGTGAAACTGGGCAGCCCTGACTATGTGAACCACGATAGTGATGAGGCCACGGAAGACTTCATGCGGCGCATTGAGTGCTACGAGAATTCGTACGAGTCACTGGATGAGGACCTGGACAG GGATCTGTCCTACATCAAGATCATGGACGTGGGCCAGAGCTACGTGGTGAACCGGGTGGCCGATCACATCCAGAGCCGCATCGTCTATTACCTCATGAACATCCACGTGACCCCCCGCTCCATCTACCTTTGCCGGCACGGGGAGAGTGAGCTCAACCTCAAGGGCCGGATTGGCGGGGACCCGGGACTGTCCCCCCGGGGCAGGgag TTTGCCAGGAGTCTGGCTCAGTTCATCCGTGATCAGAACATCAAGGACCTGAAAGTCTGGACGAGCCAGATGAAGAGGACCATCCAGACAGCCGAGGCCCTGGGTGTGCCCTATGAGCAGTGGAAGGTCCTCAACGAGATTGACGCG GGCGTCTGTGAGGAGATGACTTATGAAGAAATTCAGGATCATTATCCACTGGAATTTGCCCTACGGGACCAGGACAAGTACCGGTACCGGTACCCcaaaggggag TCCTACGAGGACCTGGTGCAGCGACTCGAACCTGTCATCATGGAGCTGGAGAGGCAAGAGAATGTGCTGGTCATCTGTCACCAGGCCGTGATGCGCTGCCTCCTGGCCTACTTCCTTGATAAGGCGGCAG AGCAGCTGCCCTACCTCAAGTGTCCGCTGCACACTGTCCTGAAGCTGACCCCCGTGGCTTACG GTTGTAAAGTGGAATCCATATTCCTGAATGTGATGGCTGTGAATACACACCGGGACAGGCCTCAG AATGTAGACATCTCGAGGCCCCCGGAGGAAGCCCTTGTCACGGTCCCTGCTCACCAGTGA
- the PFKFB4 gene encoding 6-phosphofructo-2-kinase/fructose-2,6-bisphosphatase 4 isoform X1: protein MASPRELTQNPLKKIWMPYSNGRPALHACQRGVCMTNCPTLIVMVGLPARGKTYISKKLTRYLNWIGVPTREFNVGQYRRDMVKTYKSFEFFLPDNEEGLKIRKQCALAALRDVRRFLSEERGHVAVFDATNTTRERRATIFNFGEQNGYKTFFVESICVDPEVIAANIVQVKLGSPDYVNHDSDEATEDFMRRIECYENSYESLDEDLDRDLSYIKIMDVGQSYVVNRVADHIQSRIVYYLMNIHVTPRSIYLCRHGESELNLKGRIGGDPGLSPRGREFARSLAQFIRDQNIKDLKVWTSQMKRTIQTAEALGVPYEQWKVLNEIDAGVCEEMTYEEIQDHYPLEFALRDQDKYRYRYPKGESYEDLVQRLEPVIMELERQENVLVICHQAVMRCLLAYFLDKAAEQLPYLKCPLHTVLKLTPVAYGCKVESIFLNVMAVNTHRDRPQNVDISRPPEEALVTVPAHQ, encoded by the exons ATGGCGTCCCCACGGGAATTGACCCAGAACCCCTTGAAGAAGATCTGGATGCCGTACAGCAATGGGCGGCCTGCTCTGCACGCTTGCCAGCGCGGTG TTTGCATGACCAACTGCCCCACGCTCATCGTCATGGTAGGCCTGCCTGCCAGGGGCAAGACCTACATCTCTAAGAAGCTGACTCGATACCTGAACTGGATCGGCGTGCCCACTCGCG AATTCAACGTTGGCCAGTATCGCCGGGACATGGTCAAGACCTACAAGTCTTTTGAGTTTTTCCTTCCAGATAATGAAGAGGGCCTGAAAATCAGGaa GCAGTGTGCGCTGGCAGCCCTCCGTGACGTCCGGCGGTTCCTCAGTGAGGAACGGGGCCATGTGGCG GTTTTTGATGCAACGAATACCACCCGAGAACGGAGAGCAACCATCTTTAATTTTGGGGAACAGAATGGCTACAAG ACCTTTTTTGTGGAGTCCATCTGTGTGGATCCTGAGGTCATAGCTGCTAACATCGTG CAAGTGAAACTGGGCAGCCCTGACTATGTGAACCACGATAGTGATGAGGCCACGGAAGACTTCATGCGGCGCATTGAGTGCTACGAGAATTCGTACGAGTCACTGGATGAGGACCTGGACAG GGATCTGTCCTACATCAAGATCATGGACGTGGGCCAGAGCTACGTGGTGAACCGGGTGGCCGATCACATCCAGAGCCGCATCGTCTATTACCTCATGAACATCCACGTGACCCCCCGCTCCATCTACCTTTGCCGGCACGGGGAGAGTGAGCTCAACCTCAAGGGCCGGATTGGCGGGGACCCGGGACTGTCCCCCCGGGGCAGGgag TTTGCCAGGAGTCTGGCTCAGTTCATCCGTGATCAGAACATCAAGGACCTGAAAGTCTGGACGAGCCAGATGAAGAGGACCATCCAGACAGCCGAGGCCCTGGGTGTGCCCTATGAGCAGTGGAAGGTCCTCAACGAGATTGACGCG GGCGTCTGTGAGGAGATGACTTATGAAGAAATTCAGGATCATTATCCACTGGAATTTGCCCTACGGGACCAGGACAAGTACCGGTACCGGTACCCcaaaggggag TCCTACGAGGACCTGGTGCAGCGACTCGAACCTGTCATCATGGAGCTGGAGAGGCAAGAGAATGTGCTGGTCATCTGTCACCAGGCCGTGATGCGCTGCCTCCTGGCCTACTTCCTTGATAAGGCGGCAG AGCAGCTGCCCTACCTCAAGTGTCCGCTGCACACTGTCCTGAAGCTGACCCCCGTGGCTTACG GTTGTAAAGTGGAATCCATATTCCTGAATGTGATGGCTGTGAATACACACCGGGACAGGCCTCAG AATGTAGACATCTCGAGGCCCCCGGAGGAAGCCCTTGTCACGGTCCCTGCTCACCAGTGA
- the PFKFB4 gene encoding 6-phosphofructo-2-kinase/fructose-2,6-bisphosphatase 4 isoform X2 — MDRSEEGGSALTDPGSGSSRRVCMTNCPTLIVMVGLPARGKTYISKKLTRYLNWIGVPTREFNVGQYRRDMVKTYKSFEFFLPDNEEGLKIRKQCALAALRDVRRFLSEERGHVAVFDATNTTRERRATIFNFGEQNGYKTFFVESICVDPEVIAANIVQVKLGSPDYVNHDSDEATEDFMRRIECYENSYESLDEDLDRDLSYIKIMDVGQSYVVNRVADHIQSRIVYYLMNIHVTPRSIYLCRHGESELNLKGRIGGDPGLSPRGREFARSLAQFIRDQNIKDLKVWTSQMKRTIQTAEALGVPYEQWKVLNEIDAGVCEEMTYEEIQDHYPLEFALRDQDKYRYRYPKGESYEDLVQRLEPVIMELERQENVLVICHQAVMRCLLAYFLDKAAEQLPYLKCPLHTVLKLTPVAYGCKVESIFLNVMAVNTHRDRPQNVDISRPPEEALVTVPAHQ, encoded by the exons TTTGCATGACCAACTGCCCCACGCTCATCGTCATGGTAGGCCTGCCTGCCAGGGGCAAGACCTACATCTCTAAGAAGCTGACTCGATACCTGAACTGGATCGGCGTGCCCACTCGCG AATTCAACGTTGGCCAGTATCGCCGGGACATGGTCAAGACCTACAAGTCTTTTGAGTTTTTCCTTCCAGATAATGAAGAGGGCCTGAAAATCAGGaa GCAGTGTGCGCTGGCAGCCCTCCGTGACGTCCGGCGGTTCCTCAGTGAGGAACGGGGCCATGTGGCG GTTTTTGATGCAACGAATACCACCCGAGAACGGAGAGCAACCATCTTTAATTTTGGGGAACAGAATGGCTACAAG ACCTTTTTTGTGGAGTCCATCTGTGTGGATCCTGAGGTCATAGCTGCTAACATCGTG CAAGTGAAACTGGGCAGCCCTGACTATGTGAACCACGATAGTGATGAGGCCACGGAAGACTTCATGCGGCGCATTGAGTGCTACGAGAATTCGTACGAGTCACTGGATGAGGACCTGGACAG GGATCTGTCCTACATCAAGATCATGGACGTGGGCCAGAGCTACGTGGTGAACCGGGTGGCCGATCACATCCAGAGCCGCATCGTCTATTACCTCATGAACATCCACGTGACCCCCCGCTCCATCTACCTTTGCCGGCACGGGGAGAGTGAGCTCAACCTCAAGGGCCGGATTGGCGGGGACCCGGGACTGTCCCCCCGGGGCAGGgag TTTGCCAGGAGTCTGGCTCAGTTCATCCGTGATCAGAACATCAAGGACCTGAAAGTCTGGACGAGCCAGATGAAGAGGACCATCCAGACAGCCGAGGCCCTGGGTGTGCCCTATGAGCAGTGGAAGGTCCTCAACGAGATTGACGCG GGCGTCTGTGAGGAGATGACTTATGAAGAAATTCAGGATCATTATCCACTGGAATTTGCCCTACGGGACCAGGACAAGTACCGGTACCGGTACCCcaaaggggag TCCTACGAGGACCTGGTGCAGCGACTCGAACCTGTCATCATGGAGCTGGAGAGGCAAGAGAATGTGCTGGTCATCTGTCACCAGGCCGTGATGCGCTGCCTCCTGGCCTACTTCCTTGATAAGGCGGCAG AGCAGCTGCCCTACCTCAAGTGTCCGCTGCACACTGTCCTGAAGCTGACCCCCGTGGCTTACG GTTGTAAAGTGGAATCCATATTCCTGAATGTGATGGCTGTGAATACACACCGGGACAGGCCTCAG AATGTAGACATCTCGAGGCCCCCGGAGGAAGCCCTTGTCACGGTCCCTGCTCACCAGTGA
- the PFKFB4 gene encoding 6-phosphofructo-2-kinase/fructose-2,6-bisphosphatase 4 isoform X8 produces the protein MRRIECYENSYESLDEDLDRDLSYIKIMDVGQSYVVNRVADHIQSRIVYYLMNIHVTPRSIYLCRHGESELNLKGRIGGDPGLSPRGREFARSLAQFIRDQNIKDLKVWTSQMKRTIQTAEALGVPYEQWKVLNEIDAGVCEEMTYEEIQDHYPLEFALRDQDKYRYRYPKGESYEDLVQRLEPVIMELERQENVLVICHQAVMRCLLAYFLDKAAEQLPYLKCPLHTVLKLTPVAYGCKVESIFLNVMAVNTHRDRPQNVDISRPPEEALVTVPAHQ, from the exons ATGCGGCGCATTGAGTGCTACGAGAATTCGTACGAGTCACTGGATGAGGACCTGGACAG GGATCTGTCCTACATCAAGATCATGGACGTGGGCCAGAGCTACGTGGTGAACCGGGTGGCCGATCACATCCAGAGCCGCATCGTCTATTACCTCATGAACATCCACGTGACCCCCCGCTCCATCTACCTTTGCCGGCACGGGGAGAGTGAGCTCAACCTCAAGGGCCGGATTGGCGGGGACCCGGGACTGTCCCCCCGGGGCAGGgag TTTGCCAGGAGTCTGGCTCAGTTCATCCGTGATCAGAACATCAAGGACCTGAAAGTCTGGACGAGCCAGATGAAGAGGACCATCCAGACAGCCGAGGCCCTGGGTGTGCCCTATGAGCAGTGGAAGGTCCTCAACGAGATTGACGCG GGCGTCTGTGAGGAGATGACTTATGAAGAAATTCAGGATCATTATCCACTGGAATTTGCCCTACGGGACCAGGACAAGTACCGGTACCGGTACCCcaaaggggag TCCTACGAGGACCTGGTGCAGCGACTCGAACCTGTCATCATGGAGCTGGAGAGGCAAGAGAATGTGCTGGTCATCTGTCACCAGGCCGTGATGCGCTGCCTCCTGGCCTACTTCCTTGATAAGGCGGCAG AGCAGCTGCCCTACCTCAAGTGTCCGCTGCACACTGTCCTGAAGCTGACCCCCGTGGCTTACG GTTGTAAAGTGGAATCCATATTCCTGAATGTGATGGCTGTGAATACACACCGGGACAGGCCTCAG AATGTAGACATCTCGAGGCCCCCGGAGGAAGCCCTTGTCACGGTCCCTGCTCACCAGTGA
- the PFKFB4 gene encoding 6-phosphofructo-2-kinase/fructose-2,6-bisphosphatase 4 isoform X4: MASPRELTQNPLKKIWMPYSNGRPALHACQRGVCMTNCPTLIVMVGLPARGKTYISKKLTRYLNWIGVPTREFNVGQYRRDMVKTYKSFEFFLPDNEEGLKIRKQCALAALRDVRRFLSEERGHVAVFDATNTTRERRATIFNFGEQNGYKQVKLGSPDYVNHDSDEATEDFMRRIECYENSYESLDEDLDRDLSYIKIMDVGQSYVVNRVADHIQSRIVYYLMNIHVTPRSIYLCRHGESELNLKGRIGGDPGLSPRGREFARSLAQFIRDQNIKDLKVWTSQMKRTIQTAEALGVPYEQWKVLNEIDAGVCEEMTYEEIQDHYPLEFALRDQDKYRYRYPKGESYEDLVQRLEPVIMELERQENVLVICHQAVMRCLLAYFLDKAAEQLPYLKCPLHTVLKLTPVAYGCKVESIFLNVMAVNTHRDRPQNVDISRPPEEALVTVPAHQ, encoded by the exons ATGGCGTCCCCACGGGAATTGACCCAGAACCCCTTGAAGAAGATCTGGATGCCGTACAGCAATGGGCGGCCTGCTCTGCACGCTTGCCAGCGCGGTG TTTGCATGACCAACTGCCCCACGCTCATCGTCATGGTAGGCCTGCCTGCCAGGGGCAAGACCTACATCTCTAAGAAGCTGACTCGATACCTGAACTGGATCGGCGTGCCCACTCGCG AATTCAACGTTGGCCAGTATCGCCGGGACATGGTCAAGACCTACAAGTCTTTTGAGTTTTTCCTTCCAGATAATGAAGAGGGCCTGAAAATCAGGaa GCAGTGTGCGCTGGCAGCCCTCCGTGACGTCCGGCGGTTCCTCAGTGAGGAACGGGGCCATGTGGCG GTTTTTGATGCAACGAATACCACCCGAGAACGGAGAGCAACCATCTTTAATTTTGGGGAACAGAATGGCTACAAG CAAGTGAAACTGGGCAGCCCTGACTATGTGAACCACGATAGTGATGAGGCCACGGAAGACTTCATGCGGCGCATTGAGTGCTACGAGAATTCGTACGAGTCACTGGATGAGGACCTGGACAG GGATCTGTCCTACATCAAGATCATGGACGTGGGCCAGAGCTACGTGGTGAACCGGGTGGCCGATCACATCCAGAGCCGCATCGTCTATTACCTCATGAACATCCACGTGACCCCCCGCTCCATCTACCTTTGCCGGCACGGGGAGAGTGAGCTCAACCTCAAGGGCCGGATTGGCGGGGACCCGGGACTGTCCCCCCGGGGCAGGgag TTTGCCAGGAGTCTGGCTCAGTTCATCCGTGATCAGAACATCAAGGACCTGAAAGTCTGGACGAGCCAGATGAAGAGGACCATCCAGACAGCCGAGGCCCTGGGTGTGCCCTATGAGCAGTGGAAGGTCCTCAACGAGATTGACGCG GGCGTCTGTGAGGAGATGACTTATGAAGAAATTCAGGATCATTATCCACTGGAATTTGCCCTACGGGACCAGGACAAGTACCGGTACCGGTACCCcaaaggggag TCCTACGAGGACCTGGTGCAGCGACTCGAACCTGTCATCATGGAGCTGGAGAGGCAAGAGAATGTGCTGGTCATCTGTCACCAGGCCGTGATGCGCTGCCTCCTGGCCTACTTCCTTGATAAGGCGGCAG AGCAGCTGCCCTACCTCAAGTGTCCGCTGCACACTGTCCTGAAGCTGACCCCCGTGGCTTACG GTTGTAAAGTGGAATCCATATTCCTGAATGTGATGGCTGTGAATACACACCGGGACAGGCCTCAG AATGTAGACATCTCGAGGCCCCCGGAGGAAGCCCTTGTCACGGTCCCTGCTCACCAGTGA